In Vanessa cardui chromosome 6, ilVanCard2.1, whole genome shotgun sequence, the following proteins share a genomic window:
- the LOC124530231 gene encoding uncharacterized protein LOC124530231, protein MTSTLRFQVLICLMVYASSVQSIMVKYGTKDGPIEPPAPEPLPKPQPYRAPAPVWEERSDDGPDPNAHWKPQLFIPQPRYTQVIFNSPAPTQPPLNNAQRFVNAYKPTYQPIKAQPIREYLTPSQILSSRSIPGVGIRYFVPAYVNDLQARKDDKRKEDAKHNDIETNVISETNQESSSDLLWQYEKEATKRNLRNTLEGTARSIYVWPAYVQPRH, encoded by the exons atgacTTCCACACTGAGGTTTCAG GTGCTGATTTGCCTGATGGTGTACGCCTCAAGCGTACAATCAATCATGGTGAAGTACGGCACCAAGGATGGACCCATTGAGCCTCCGGCGCCCGAGCCGCTGCCTAAGCCGCAGCCGTACCGGGCGCCAGCTCCGGTCTGGGAAGAGAGATCAGACGATGGACCAGACCCCAATGCCcattg GAAACCTCAGCTCTTCATACCTCAACCAAGATACACACAGGTTATCTTCAACTCACCTGCACCTACTCAGCCACCGCTAAACAACGCGCAGCGCTTCGTCAACGCATACAAACCGACATACCAACCAATCAAAGCCCAGCCGATCCGCGAATACCTGACACCTTCTCAAATACTCAGCTCTAGAAGCATACCCGGCGTCGGAATCCGCTATTTCGTTCCCGCTTATGTCAATGACTTACAAGCCAGAAAGGACGATAAGAGAAAAGAAGACGCAAAACATAACGATATTGAAACCAATGTCATTAGTGAAACAAACCAGGAATCCAGTTCCGATCTGCTTTGGCAGTACGAAAAGGAAGCCACGAAAAGAAATCTTAGAAACACATTAGAA ggcACAGCGAGATCGATCTATGTGTGGCCGGCGTACGTGCAACCTAGGCATTAA